The Candidatus Methylomirabilota bacterium genome includes the window TCCTTGTCAGCCTACGCCCTAGTGCCGTTCCAACTATTCGCGCCTAGGAAGGCACCGTGTACGTCGTTCGTAGACAGATTTAGTATCAACAAGTTGGAACGGCACTAGTGGCGCAGGCGGCCCGCGCCAGCATGTGAAGCCGGCGCCCTGCCGGCTGAGCTGATCCTCCCCGGGCTGAGAAGGCACCGCGGAGACCGCGGGCCTGTCAACCGGCGGTCGCGGTAGGATATGAGGCCTCCCATGCCGCGCGTCCTCATCCTCACCGCCAGCTACGGCTCGGGCCACAACGTGGCCGCCCAGAGCCTGGCCACCGCCTTCGAGCGCGCCGGCGCCTCCCCGACCGTCGTCGACCACTTCCGGGATCTCGTCCATCCCGCCTTCGAGCGGCTCTCGCGCGGGCTGTACTACTGGATGCTGCGCCGCGCGCCGCTGGCCTGGGGTGCGGCGTACGCGCTCGGCGACTGGATGACGAGCGACTCGATGCTCGCCTTCGGCGCTACCCGCCTGGGGGCCGGGCGCCTGGCCGGCCTCCTCCAGCGGCTGGCGCCGGACGTGGTCGTCACCGTCCACGCCACGCCCGCCGTGGCCATGGCCTCCCTCGCCGCGCGCGGCGTGCGCGTGCCACCCCACACCACGGTCGTCACCGACTTCGTGGCCCACAGCCAGTGGATCGCGCCGCACGTCGACCGTTACTGCGTGGCGGCCGAAGAGGTCAAGCACGACTTCGTCGCCCGCGGCATCGCGCCCGAGCGCATCGTGGTAACCGGCGTGCCCGTGCGCGCGGCGTTCGAGACCCCCGGCGATCCCGTGGCGGCCCGGGCCGCCTTCGGCCTCTCGCCGCGCCTGCCGGTCGTGCTGGCGATGGCCGGAGCCCAGGCCTCGCTGGGCCGCCTGCCCGACGTGACCCGCGCCCTGGCCCGCACCCCGTTGCCCCTGCAGGGCGTCGTGGTGGCCGGAACCGACCCGCGCGTCGAGGCGGCGGTGCGGAGCGTCGCGCGGGGCACGGCCATCCGGACGCTCGGCCATGTGCGCGACATCCACCGCCTGATGGCGGCGGCCGACCTGCTCGTCACCAAGGCCGGAGGCATGACGCTGGCCGAAGCGATGGCAGTCGAGCTTCCGCTCGTCCTCTACGGCTCGCTGCCCGGGCAGGAGCGCCGCAACGAGCGCTTCGCGTCACGGTGCGGCATCGCGCTGGTGGCGCGCGCGCGCCGGGATCTTTCCCGCGTCCTCGAGCGCGCGCTCACCGAGCCGCGGCTGCTCGAGCGGCTCCGCCGGCAGATGCGCCGCCGGGGCCGGCCGGACGCCAGCCGCCGCGTCGTCAGCGTCGCGCTCCAGCGCGAGGAGATCCTACCCTGAGCCTGGCGCGCCTCGCGCTCGGCGCCGCCGTCGGGGTCTGGGTCGGGTATGCCTGGGTGCCCCACCTGCTCACCGCGGGCTGCGCCTGGCGCGGCTCGCCCGCCAAGCGCCGCATCGCGTTGACATTCGACGACGGCCCCGACGCCCGGTGGACGCCACACATCCTCGAGATCCTGGAAGAGCGCGGCGTGCGAGGAACGTTTTTCCTGGTCGGCGGCCGGGCGGCGCGCGCGCCCGACGTGGCCCGGGCCATCGCCGCCGCCGGGCACGAGATCGGCAATCATAGCTGGTCGCACCGGAGTCTCTGGTTCTGCAGCCCCGGGCAGACCGCCGCCGAGATCGGCCGCGCGCACAACTTCCTCGGCTATCTGACGGGCCAGGAGCCCCGCCACTTCCGCCCGCCCTGGGGGATGGTGAACGCGGCGATGTTCGGCGCGCTGCGGCGTTACGGTGAGCGCTGCGTCTTCTGGTCGATCCAGGCGGAGGGGCTGCGTCGCCGGCCGGCCCCCACGCAGGCCCAGTACGTTCTCCGCCGCGCGCGACCGGGCGCGATCGTCGATCTGCACGACGCCGAGGGCGTGGCCGGAGCGCCCACCCGGCTCGGCCAGGCGCTGCCGGTGATGATCGACGGGCTGCGCGCCGCCGGCTACGACTTCGCGACGGTGGCCGAGCTCCTCGACGACGCCCGCTGACGGGCGCGGTGGCGGCGCGGCGCCCGCGCGAGCTTCACCCCCGCACCCTGCACCCGCCGGCTGCATTCCGGGCAGAAGTAGACGAGCTTCACCGCGTGCCCGCAGTCCTCGTTCACGAGCGCGGCCTGCGGATATACGTGATGCGCGCCCCACTGCGCCAGGGCCCCCACGACGAGGCCCAACTCCCGCCCCTTGTCGGTCAGCGCGTACTCCGCGCGGGGCGGATGATCGGAGTACAGGCGGTGTTCGACCAGGCCGTGCGCCTCCATGCGCTTGATCCGCTCCGACAGGATGTTGGGCGCGATCCCCGGGAGCGACGCCTGGAGGTCCTGGAAGCGGCGCGGCCCGGGCAGTAGATCGCGGATGACGAGCAGCGTCCATCGCTCGCCCACCAGCTCGAGCGACTTCGCCACCGGACAGACTTGGCCGTAGCGCCTGGGCATGGCTCGATTATAGCGCGGCGTCGTCGAAAACAGGAGTGATTGACAGAAATACTAGTCACTAGTATTTTACAAGTTATGCCCGAACGGGGGGGTAATCATGACCTGCGCCGCCGAGCCCTCAATGGGCTTCGGGCCAGGCACCAGCAGCTCAACCCCTTCAAGTTCATCATCTACTCGGAGTGGGCGGGGACCGCCCTGCTGCCGGTTGAGTAGTGTGGGGCATCGCGTTGGGGCCGCCGCCGGGCCGCTCGCCGGCCGCACCCGTCTGCTCCTGGAGGCGCCGATCGCCCCCACGCTGCTGCGCCTGGCCGCGCCAAACGTGGTCGTCATGGCCGTGCAAGTCGTGGTGAGCGCCGGCGAGGCGTACTTCGTCGGCTGGCTGGGCGCGGACGCGCTGGCGGGCGCCTCGCTCGCGTTCCCGCTGATCATGCTGATGCAGACGATGTCCGCCGGCGGGATGGGAGGCGGCGTCGCCTCGGCGATCGCGCGCGCTCTGGGGGGCGGCCGCCGGGGCGATGCCGACGCGCTGGTGGCCCACGCGGTCGTGATCTCGCTCGTCATGGGAGTGGGCTTCACGACGGCGCTGCTTCTCGGGGGACCGGCGCTCTACCGCGCGATGGGGGGCACGAGCGGCGCGCTCGCTGCCGCCCTGGCGTACTCGGACGTCGTGTTCGGTGGCGCGCTGGCGTTCTGGCTCTTCAACACGCTGGCCAGCGTCGTCCGGGGCACCGGGAACATGCTGCTGCCCGCGGGCGTCGTCGTCGGTGGGGCGGCGCTGACGCTGAGCCTCTCGCCGACCCTCATTTTCGGTCGGGGCCCGATTCCTCCGCTGGGCATCGCCGGCGCGGGCGTCGCCGTCGTCGCGTACTACAGCGTGGGCACACTGGTACTCCTGGGCTACCTTCTGTCGGGCCGGAGCCTCGTGCGGATCCCGTTCTTCGGAGTCCCCTTTCGCCGGGCGCTGTTCTGGGAGATCCTGCGCGTCGGGGCGCCGGGCGCGCTCAACACGATCCAGACCAATCTCACGGTCGTGCTGCTCACCGGCCTCGTCGGCCCCTTCGGTACCTTCGCCCTGGCCGGCTACGGGATGGGCGCCCGGCTCGAGTACCTACAAATTCCTCTGGTCTTCGGCTTCGGCTCGGCGCTGGTGACGATGGTCGGAACCAACGTCGGTGCGGGCCGCCAGGCCCGCGCCGAGCGCATCGCCTGGGTGGGCGCCGGCATGGCGGCCACCGTGACCGGCGCCATCGGGGTTTGCGCGGCCCTCTTTCCCGGCGCGTGGCTCGGTCTCTTCAGCGCCGAGCCCGAGGTTCTGGCGGCGGGCGCGGCATACCTTAGAACCGTCGGACCCGCCTACGGCTTCTTCGGACTCGGTCTCGCCCTGTACTTCGCCTCGCAGGGCGCCGGCCGGCTCCTCTGGCCGCTCGTCGCCGGCTTCAGCCGGCTCGTCACCGCAGCCGCGGGCGGCTGGGTAGCGATCCACTGGCTGGGCGGTGGGCTCGGCGCGCTGTTCGTGGCGATGGCGCTGGCCTTCGTAGTCTTCGGAGTCACGCTCACACTGGCCGTGAAGCGTGGTGCGTGGCGATCGTCATGATCTTCCCGATCGTCCGACATCCACGCTAAGGTAGACCCCATGCCCAGACTGCTGGACCTCATCCAGATGATGGTGCGCCGCGAGGTGCCGCCGCCACCGATCGCCGAGCTGGTGGGCTTCACCCTCACCTCCGTCGAGCCCGGCCGGGCCGTGGTGGAGCTCGAGGCCACCGAGCGCCACGCCAACCCCATGGGCACGCTGCACGGGGGGGTGCTCTGCGACGTGGCCGACGCCGCCATGGGGATCGCCTACGCCAGTACCCTCGGCGAGGCCGAGACGTTCACGACCCTGGAGCTGAAGATCAACTTTCTCAAGCCGGTCTGGAAGGCCAAGCTCCGGGCCGAGGGCCGCGTCGTCAAGGCCGGGCGAACGGTCGGTCTCGTCGAGTGCGACGTGCGGGACGATCAGGGAGAGCTCGTCGCCCGGGCGACGAGCACGTGCCTGACCCTGCGAGGCGGGCAGGCGCGCGGGCGCTGAGCGGTGGCGCTCAGGTCGCGGCCGGGGCCTCCCGTCGCCGCGAGAGGAAGCGGAGGAACTCCACGCCCTCCTTCAACCGCCGCCGGCCCACCACCGGGTCGCGCACCATCTCG containing:
- a CDS encoding glycosyltransferase, with translation MPRVLILTASYGSGHNVAAQSLATAFERAGASPTVVDHFRDLVHPAFERLSRGLYYWMLRRAPLAWGAAYALGDWMTSDSMLAFGATRLGAGRLAGLLQRLAPDVVVTVHATPAVAMASLAARGVRVPPHTTVVTDFVAHSQWIAPHVDRYCVAAEEVKHDFVARGIAPERIVVTGVPVRAAFETPGDPVAARAAFGLSPRLPVVLAMAGAQASLGRLPDVTRALARTPLPLQGVVVAGTDPRVEAAVRSVARGTAIRTLGHVRDIHRLMAAADLLVTKAGGMTLAEAMAVELPLVLYGSLPGQERRNERFASRCGIALVARARRDLSRVLERALTEPRLLERLRRQMRRRGRPDASRRVVSVALQREEILP
- a CDS encoding MATE family efflux transporter codes for the protein MGHRVGAAAGPLAGRTRLLLEAPIAPTLLRLAAPNVVVMAVQVVVSAGEAYFVGWLGADALAGASLAFPLIMLMQTMSAGGMGGGVASAIARALGGGRRGDADALVAHAVVISLVMGVGFTTALLLGGPALYRAMGGTSGALAAALAYSDVVFGGALAFWLFNTLASVVRGTGNMLLPAGVVVGGAALTLSLSPTLIFGRGPIPPLGIAGAGVAVVAYYSVGTLVLLGYLLSGRSLVRIPFFGVPFRRALFWEILRVGAPGALNTIQTNLTVVLLTGLVGPFGTFALAGYGMGARLEYLQIPLVFGFGSALVTMVGTNVGAGRQARAERIAWVGAGMAATVTGAIGVCAALFPGAWLGLFSAEPEVLAAGAAYLRTVGPAYGFFGLGLALYFASQGAGRLLWPLVAGFSRLVTAAAGGWVAIHWLGGGLGALFVAMALAFVVFGVTLTLAVKRGAWRSS
- a CDS encoding PaaI family thioesterase encodes the protein MPRLLDLIQMMVRREVPPPPIAELVGFTLTSVEPGRAVVELEATERHANPMGTLHGGVLCDVADAAMGIAYASTLGEAETFTTLELKINFLKPVWKAKLRAEGRVVKAGRTVGLVECDVRDDQGELVARATSTCLTLRGGQARGR
- a CDS encoding helix-turn-helix domain-containing protein codes for the protein MPRRYGQVCPVAKSLELVGERWTLLVIRDLLPGPRRFQDLQASLPGIAPNILSERIKRMEAHGLVEHRLYSDHPPRAEYALTDKGRELGLVVGALAQWGAHHVYPQAALVNEDCGHAVKLVYFCPECSRRVQGAGVKLARAPRRHRARQRASSRSSATVAKS
- a CDS encoding polysaccharide deacetylase family protein, with the translated sequence MPHLLTAGCAWRGSPAKRRIALTFDDGPDARWTPHILEILEERGVRGTFFLVGGRAARAPDVARAIAAAGHEIGNHSWSHRSLWFCSPGQTAAEIGRAHNFLGYLTGQEPRHFRPPWGMVNAAMFGALRRYGERCVFWSIQAEGLRRRPAPTQAQYVLRRARPGAIVDLHDAEGVAGAPTRLGQALPVMIDGLRAAGYDFATVAELLDDAR